One genomic window of Punica granatum isolate Tunisia-2019 chromosome 1, ASM765513v2, whole genome shotgun sequence includes the following:
- the LOC116192603 gene encoding uncharacterized protein LOC116192603 isoform X3 has product MDEAEADGEAFTELQPVEQEDKKEAETPVEPSTVLQTIEQAETPSASNKYLVAKQGSKEETETPPETFPELQIVEQETKNECEMPSEASVRSRPPEKKAANSLKARAKMVNKSAAKSFLNAKNGKAALKVQKKIVKKNKGAPLVINEGSKDGGETGGAKEEYVEQENKKEAETPTEVSTMFHSSEKGTGKEAEMPATSVQAEAISPQKRTPNSLKVGAKIVKKVSPNKLWNTAGRKAALNKVQKKIVKNKSLVLNSSGKNSGETANDNTLTVSVTDVKDNPGNKRKDTSHNDDKNGREPALGDINDSGKQIVQGKGGKTKRRQRKHENNQGRSSNDGGENPKKNERLEREEMDQGKKGKEEKEKIGGLILLCSTKTKPDCLNYRVMGVPESQKDMVLAVKPGLKLFLYDFDLKLMYGIYKASSAGGKKLEPRAFGGAFPYQVRFRTHIDCFPLPETIFKKAMMENFITKHKFKTELTFQQVRKLTELFRPVEIHPSVQPRPDKFPPRSARKERARDRDARLSMSESQHHSQRETVRTDPYAGRDERRYPLLAREGDRLTANREVRAEPPREMFLTEADYRAYGLRGWRRYSDLPSRAAPPLDPYWEDYEKRRQPDLVYRDAVPARREYVYANPSYSDYRDCQTYSSYDARREYPIVHRYPDYQRRAAVSSSEAYPTESNRDLRRRERDPVDRIYTEYDMRRYHIADPDLAALPVSSRYSFAGPR; this is encoded by the exons ATGGATGAAGCTGAAGCAGATGGGGAGGCCTTCACCGAACTACAGCCTGTGGAGCAAGAGGACAAGAAGGAAGCTGAAACACCTGTAGAGCCCTCCACAGTGTTACAGACCATAGAGCAAGCTGAAACACCCAGTGCATCCAATAAGTATTTGGTTGCGAAGCAAGGGAGTAAAGAGGAAACTGAAACACCACCGGAGACCTTCCCTGAGTTGCAGATTGTGGAGCAAGAGACAAAGAATGAGTGTGAAATGCCATCAGAGGCATCCGTTCGGTCTCGACCTCCAGAAAAGAAAGCTGCAAATTCATTGAAAGCCAGGGCTAAGATGGTCAATAAATCTGCCGCCAAGAGCTTCTTGAATGCCAAAAATGGGAAAGCTGCTCTGAAAGTGCAGAAGAAAATAGTgaagaagaacaaaggagCACCCCTGGTTATCAATGAAGGTAGCAAGGATGGTGGAGAGACTGGGGGCGCCAAAGAAGAGTATGTGGAGCAAGAGAACAAGAAGGAAGCTGAAACTCCCACGGAGGTCTCCACCATGTTTCACAGTTCTGAGAAAGGGACTGGAAAGGAAGCTGAAATGCCTGCTACCTCTGTCCAGGCTGAAGCTATATCTCCCCAAAAGAGAACTCCAAATTCACTGAAAGTTGGAGCCAAGATAGTAAAGAAAGTTTCGCCCAACAAATTATGGAATACTGCAGGCAGGAAAGCTGCTCTTAACAAAGTTCAGAAGAAAATAGTAAAGAACAAATCGCTGGTTCTCAATAGCAGTGGTAAGAATTCAGGAGAAACCGCCAATGACAATACTCTGACAGTTAGTGTGACTGATGTTAAGGACAATCCAGGGAATAAAAGAAAGGATACTAGCCACAATGACGATAAGAATGGCAGGGAGCCTGCTTTGGGTGACATAAATGATAGTGGAAAGCAAATCGTGCAGGGGAAAGGTGGGAAGACTAAAAGGAGACAGAGGAAACACGAGAATAACCAAGGTCGCAGCTCAAATGATGGAGGCGAAAATCCGAAGAAGAATGAGAGGCTTGAGAGGGAGGAAATGGACCAAGGGAAAAAGGGGAaggaggagaaagaaaaaattggggGTTTGATCTTATTGTGCAGCACAAAGACCAAGCCAGATTGTTTGAATTATCGTGTCATGGGTGTTCCTGAGAGCCAAAAAGATATGGTCTTGGCGGTCAAACCTGGTCTGAAGTTATTCTTGTATGATTTCGATCTCAAGCTTATGTATGGGATCTATAAGGCATCCTCTGCTGGAGGCAAGAAACTTGAGCCCCGAGCTTTTGGAGGGGCCTTTCCCTATCAG GTGCGGTTTAGAACTCATATTGATTGCTTCCCTCTTCCTGAGACCATTTTTAAGAAGGCGATGATGGAGAATTTCATCACGAAACACAAGTTCAAAACAGAACTTACCTTTCAGCAG GTCAGAAAGCTCACAGAACTTTTCCGACCAGTGGAGATCCACCCAAGTGTCCAACCACGACCAGACAAGTTTCCTCCCCGCTCtgcaagaaaggaaagagcCAGAGATAGGGATGCCCGTTTGAGCATGAGTGAATCTCAGCATCATTCACAAAGGGAAACAGTGCGAACTGATCCTTACGCAGGGAGGGATGAGAGGAGGTATCCTTTGTTGGCTCGTGAAGGAGATCGGCTCACTGCAAATCGAGAGGTGAGAGCGGAACCTCCTCGAGAAATGTTCCTGACAGAGGCAGACTACCGAGCTTATGGTCTTCGAGGCTGGAGAAGGTACTCAGATCTCCCCAGTCGTGCAGCTCCTCCATTAGACCCGTACTGGGAAGATTACGAGAAGAGGAGACAACCCGATTTAGTTTACCGGGATGCTGTGCCTGCACGTAGAGAGTATGTCTATGCGAATCCCAGTTACTCGGACTATAGAGACTGTCAGACTTACTCTTCTTATGATGCTAGAAGGGAATATCCTATCGTCCATCGGTATCCAGATTATCAAAGAAGAGCTGCTGTCTCATCTTCTGAGGCTTACCCGACTGAGTCCAACCGGGACTTGCgtaggagagagagagatcctGTTGATAGAATCTATACAGAATATGATATGAGACGTTACCACATCGCGGATCCCGATCTTGCGGCCCTGCCTGTTTCTTCCCGCTATTCTTTTGCGGGTCCAAGGTAA
- the LOC116192603 gene encoding uncharacterized protein LOC116192603 isoform X1: MCLLGHVQLFIVYLHLNYFRPEMKLACSTDWGQKQVACIREEEESMDEAEADGEAFTELQPVEQEDKKEAETPVEPSTVLQTIEQAETPSASNKYLVAKQGSKEETETPPETFPELQIVEQETKNECEMPSEASVRSRPPEKKAANSLKARAKMVNKSAAKSFLNAKNGKAALKVQKKIVKKNKGAPLVINEGSKDGGETGGAKEEYVEQENKKEAETPTEVSTMFHSSEKGTGKEAEMPATSVQAEAISPQKRTPNSLKVGAKIVKKVSPNKLWNTAGRKAALNKVQKKIVKNKSLVLNSSGKNSGETANDNTLTVSVTDVKDNPGNKRKDTSHNDDKNGREPALGDINDSGKQIVQGKGGKTKRRQRKHENNQGRSSNDGGENPKKNERLEREEMDQGKKGKEEKEKIGGLILLCSTKTKPDCLNYRVMGVPESQKDMVLAVKPGLKLFLYDFDLKLMYGIYKASSAGGKKLEPRAFGGAFPYQVRFRTHIDCFPLPETIFKKAMMENFITKHKFKTELTFQQVRKLTELFRPVEIHPSVQPRPDKFPPRSARKERARDRDARLSMSESQHHSQRETVRTDPYAGRDERRYPLLAREGDRLTANREVRAEPPREMFLTEADYRAYGLRGWRRYSDLPSRAAPPLDPYWEDYEKRRQPDLVYRDAVPARREYVYANPSYSDYRDCQTYSSYDARREYPIVHRYPDYQRRAAVSSSEAYPTESNRDLRRRERDPVDRIYTEYDMRRYHIADPDLAALPVSSRYSFAGPR; this comes from the exons ATGTGTCTGTTGGGACATGTTCAACTTTTCATAGTTTATCTACACTTAAACTATTTTAGGCCTGAAATGAAACTTGCTTGCTCGACTGATTGGGGGCAAAAGCAAGTTGCTTGCATACGTGAGGAGGAAGAAAGTATGGATGAAGCTGAAGCAGATGGGGAGGCCTTCACCGAACTACAGCCTGTGGAGCAAGAGGACAAGAAGGAAGCTGAAACACCTGTAGAGCCCTCCACAGTGTTACAGACCATAGAGCAAGCTGAAACACCCAGTGCATCCAATAAGTATTTGGTTGCGAAGCAAGGGAGTAAAGAGGAAACTGAAACACCACCGGAGACCTTCCCTGAGTTGCAGATTGTGGAGCAAGAGACAAAGAATGAGTGTGAAATGCCATCAGAGGCATCCGTTCGGTCTCGACCTCCAGAAAAGAAAGCTGCAAATTCATTGAAAGCCAGGGCTAAGATGGTCAATAAATCTGCCGCCAAGAGCTTCTTGAATGCCAAAAATGGGAAAGCTGCTCTGAAAGTGCAGAAGAAAATAGTgaagaagaacaaaggagCACCCCTGGTTATCAATGAAGGTAGCAAGGATGGTGGAGAGACTGGGGGCGCCAAAGAAGAGTATGTGGAGCAAGAGAACAAGAAGGAAGCTGAAACTCCCACGGAGGTCTCCACCATGTTTCACAGTTCTGAGAAAGGGACTGGAAAGGAAGCTGAAATGCCTGCTACCTCTGTCCAGGCTGAAGCTATATCTCCCCAAAAGAGAACTCCAAATTCACTGAAAGTTGGAGCCAAGATAGTAAAGAAAGTTTCGCCCAACAAATTATGGAATACTGCAGGCAGGAAAGCTGCTCTTAACAAAGTTCAGAAGAAAATAGTAAAGAACAAATCGCTGGTTCTCAATAGCAGTGGTAAGAATTCAGGAGAAACCGCCAATGACAATACTCTGACAGTTAGTGTGACTGATGTTAAGGACAATCCAGGGAATAAAAGAAAGGATACTAGCCACAATGACGATAAGAATGGCAGGGAGCCTGCTTTGGGTGACATAAATGATAGTGGAAAGCAAATCGTGCAGGGGAAAGGTGGGAAGACTAAAAGGAGACAGAGGAAACACGAGAATAACCAAGGTCGCAGCTCAAATGATGGAGGCGAAAATCCGAAGAAGAATGAGAGGCTTGAGAGGGAGGAAATGGACCAAGGGAAAAAGGGGAaggaggagaaagaaaaaattggggGTTTGATCTTATTGTGCAGCACAAAGACCAAGCCAGATTGTTTGAATTATCGTGTCATGGGTGTTCCTGAGAGCCAAAAAGATATGGTCTTGGCGGTCAAACCTGGTCTGAAGTTATTCTTGTATGATTTCGATCTCAAGCTTATGTATGGGATCTATAAGGCATCCTCTGCTGGAGGCAAGAAACTTGAGCCCCGAGCTTTTGGAGGGGCCTTTCCCTATCAG GTGCGGTTTAGAACTCATATTGATTGCTTCCCTCTTCCTGAGACCATTTTTAAGAAGGCGATGATGGAGAATTTCATCACGAAACACAAGTTCAAAACAGAACTTACCTTTCAGCAG GTCAGAAAGCTCACAGAACTTTTCCGACCAGTGGAGATCCACCCAAGTGTCCAACCACGACCAGACAAGTTTCCTCCCCGCTCtgcaagaaaggaaagagcCAGAGATAGGGATGCCCGTTTGAGCATGAGTGAATCTCAGCATCATTCACAAAGGGAAACAGTGCGAACTGATCCTTACGCAGGGAGGGATGAGAGGAGGTATCCTTTGTTGGCTCGTGAAGGAGATCGGCTCACTGCAAATCGAGAGGTGAGAGCGGAACCTCCTCGAGAAATGTTCCTGACAGAGGCAGACTACCGAGCTTATGGTCTTCGAGGCTGGAGAAGGTACTCAGATCTCCCCAGTCGTGCAGCTCCTCCATTAGACCCGTACTGGGAAGATTACGAGAAGAGGAGACAACCCGATTTAGTTTACCGGGATGCTGTGCCTGCACGTAGAGAGTATGTCTATGCGAATCCCAGTTACTCGGACTATAGAGACTGTCAGACTTACTCTTCTTATGATGCTAGAAGGGAATATCCTATCGTCCATCGGTATCCAGATTATCAAAGAAGAGCTGCTGTCTCATCTTCTGAGGCTTACCCGACTGAGTCCAACCGGGACTTGCgtaggagagagagagatcctGTTGATAGAATCTATACAGAATATGATATGAGACGTTACCACATCGCGGATCCCGATCTTGCGGCCCTGCCTGTTTCTTCCCGCTATTCTTTTGCGGGTCCAAGGTAA
- the LOC116192603 gene encoding uncharacterized protein LOC116192603 isoform X2 codes for MKLACSTDWGQKQVACIREEEESMDEAEADGEAFTELQPVEQEDKKEAETPVEPSTVLQTIEQAETPSASNKYLVAKQGSKEETETPPETFPELQIVEQETKNECEMPSEASVRSRPPEKKAANSLKARAKMVNKSAAKSFLNAKNGKAALKVQKKIVKKNKGAPLVINEGSKDGGETGGAKEEYVEQENKKEAETPTEVSTMFHSSEKGTGKEAEMPATSVQAEAISPQKRTPNSLKVGAKIVKKVSPNKLWNTAGRKAALNKVQKKIVKNKSLVLNSSGKNSGETANDNTLTVSVTDVKDNPGNKRKDTSHNDDKNGREPALGDINDSGKQIVQGKGGKTKRRQRKHENNQGRSSNDGGENPKKNERLEREEMDQGKKGKEEKEKIGGLILLCSTKTKPDCLNYRVMGVPESQKDMVLAVKPGLKLFLYDFDLKLMYGIYKASSAGGKKLEPRAFGGAFPYQVRFRTHIDCFPLPETIFKKAMMENFITKHKFKTELTFQQVRKLTELFRPVEIHPSVQPRPDKFPPRSARKERARDRDARLSMSESQHHSQRETVRTDPYAGRDERRYPLLAREGDRLTANREVRAEPPREMFLTEADYRAYGLRGWRRYSDLPSRAAPPLDPYWEDYEKRRQPDLVYRDAVPARREYVYANPSYSDYRDCQTYSSYDARREYPIVHRYPDYQRRAAVSSSEAYPTESNRDLRRRERDPVDRIYTEYDMRRYHIADPDLAALPVSSRYSFAGPR; via the exons ATGAAACTTGCTTGCTCGACTGATTGGGGGCAAAAGCAAGTTGCTTGCATACGTGAGGAGGAAGAAAGTATGGATGAAGCTGAAGCAGATGGGGAGGCCTTCACCGAACTACAGCCTGTGGAGCAAGAGGACAAGAAGGAAGCTGAAACACCTGTAGAGCCCTCCACAGTGTTACAGACCATAGAGCAAGCTGAAACACCCAGTGCATCCAATAAGTATTTGGTTGCGAAGCAAGGGAGTAAAGAGGAAACTGAAACACCACCGGAGACCTTCCCTGAGTTGCAGATTGTGGAGCAAGAGACAAAGAATGAGTGTGAAATGCCATCAGAGGCATCCGTTCGGTCTCGACCTCCAGAAAAGAAAGCTGCAAATTCATTGAAAGCCAGGGCTAAGATGGTCAATAAATCTGCCGCCAAGAGCTTCTTGAATGCCAAAAATGGGAAAGCTGCTCTGAAAGTGCAGAAGAAAATAGTgaagaagaacaaaggagCACCCCTGGTTATCAATGAAGGTAGCAAGGATGGTGGAGAGACTGGGGGCGCCAAAGAAGAGTATGTGGAGCAAGAGAACAAGAAGGAAGCTGAAACTCCCACGGAGGTCTCCACCATGTTTCACAGTTCTGAGAAAGGGACTGGAAAGGAAGCTGAAATGCCTGCTACCTCTGTCCAGGCTGAAGCTATATCTCCCCAAAAGAGAACTCCAAATTCACTGAAAGTTGGAGCCAAGATAGTAAAGAAAGTTTCGCCCAACAAATTATGGAATACTGCAGGCAGGAAAGCTGCTCTTAACAAAGTTCAGAAGAAAATAGTAAAGAACAAATCGCTGGTTCTCAATAGCAGTGGTAAGAATTCAGGAGAAACCGCCAATGACAATACTCTGACAGTTAGTGTGACTGATGTTAAGGACAATCCAGGGAATAAAAGAAAGGATACTAGCCACAATGACGATAAGAATGGCAGGGAGCCTGCTTTGGGTGACATAAATGATAGTGGAAAGCAAATCGTGCAGGGGAAAGGTGGGAAGACTAAAAGGAGACAGAGGAAACACGAGAATAACCAAGGTCGCAGCTCAAATGATGGAGGCGAAAATCCGAAGAAGAATGAGAGGCTTGAGAGGGAGGAAATGGACCAAGGGAAAAAGGGGAaggaggagaaagaaaaaattggggGTTTGATCTTATTGTGCAGCACAAAGACCAAGCCAGATTGTTTGAATTATCGTGTCATGGGTGTTCCTGAGAGCCAAAAAGATATGGTCTTGGCGGTCAAACCTGGTCTGAAGTTATTCTTGTATGATTTCGATCTCAAGCTTATGTATGGGATCTATAAGGCATCCTCTGCTGGAGGCAAGAAACTTGAGCCCCGAGCTTTTGGAGGGGCCTTTCCCTATCAG GTGCGGTTTAGAACTCATATTGATTGCTTCCCTCTTCCTGAGACCATTTTTAAGAAGGCGATGATGGAGAATTTCATCACGAAACACAAGTTCAAAACAGAACTTACCTTTCAGCAG GTCAGAAAGCTCACAGAACTTTTCCGACCAGTGGAGATCCACCCAAGTGTCCAACCACGACCAGACAAGTTTCCTCCCCGCTCtgcaagaaaggaaagagcCAGAGATAGGGATGCCCGTTTGAGCATGAGTGAATCTCAGCATCATTCACAAAGGGAAACAGTGCGAACTGATCCTTACGCAGGGAGGGATGAGAGGAGGTATCCTTTGTTGGCTCGTGAAGGAGATCGGCTCACTGCAAATCGAGAGGTGAGAGCGGAACCTCCTCGAGAAATGTTCCTGACAGAGGCAGACTACCGAGCTTATGGTCTTCGAGGCTGGAGAAGGTACTCAGATCTCCCCAGTCGTGCAGCTCCTCCATTAGACCCGTACTGGGAAGATTACGAGAAGAGGAGACAACCCGATTTAGTTTACCGGGATGCTGTGCCTGCACGTAGAGAGTATGTCTATGCGAATCCCAGTTACTCGGACTATAGAGACTGTCAGACTTACTCTTCTTATGATGCTAGAAGGGAATATCCTATCGTCCATCGGTATCCAGATTATCAAAGAAGAGCTGCTGTCTCATCTTCTGAGGCTTACCCGACTGAGTCCAACCGGGACTTGCgtaggagagagagagatcctGTTGATAGAATCTATACAGAATATGATATGAGACGTTACCACATCGCGGATCCCGATCTTGCGGCCCTGCCTGTTTCTTCCCGCTATTCTTTTGCGGGTCCAAGGTAA
- the LOC116192604 gene encoding bifunctional 3-dehydroquinate dehydratase/shikimate dehydrogenase, chloroplastic-like: MTLGSVPLATMDLQVGSGGRRNPTMICAPLMADSVDQMLSLVRSAKDQGADLVELRLDFLKSFSPRQDLETLIQQSSLPTLVTFRPKWEGGQYEGDEKARLDALRLAVELGSAYVDVELKVANEFFNSVKGKKPEKVKVIVSSHNYEKTPSSEELGNLVARIQATGADIVKIATTATDITDNARIFQVLAHSQVPTIAIAMADRGYISRILSGKYGAFLTFGTLEAGVESAPGQPTLKDLLDLYNFRQIGSDTKVHGVIGNPIGHSKSPHLYNSAFKSVNFNGIYLPLLVDNVANFISTFSSPDFVGYSYTIPHKEAGLKCCDEVDPIAQAIGAISCMTRRPDGSMMGYNVDYLGAIAAIEEALRAREGTNGAASPLAGKLFVVIGAGGAGKALAYGGYEKGARVMVANRTYDKAKELASKVGGKAITLEELENFHPEEGMILANTTSVGMKPNIDRTPLAKKALSHYSLVFDAIYTPKLTRLLREAQECGATPVYGTEMFINQAFVQFERFTGMPAPKQLIRDTLAKNT, translated from the exons ATGACTCTCGGCAGTGTTCCG TTGGCTACAATGGACCTTCAAGTCGGGAGTGGGGGCAGGAGGAACCCCACGATGATATGTGCCCCGTTAATGGCGGATTCGGTCGATCAGATGTTGAGTCTAGTGAGGAGCGCCAAAGACCAGGGCGCTGACTTGGTCGAGCTTCGGTTGGACTTCTTGAAGAGCTTCAGCCCCAGACAAGACCTCGAGACCCTTATCCAGCAGAGCTCCTTGCCCACTCTTGTCACTTTCAG ACCAaaatgggaaggtggacaatATGAAGGTGATGAAAAAGCTCGACTTGACGCGTTGCGTCTAGCTGTGGAATTAGGATCTGCTTATGTTGATGTTGAGCTTAAG GTAGCCAATGAGTTTTTCAACTCCGTAAAAGGGAAGAAGCCTGAAAAGGTTAAAGTGATCGTTTCTTCTCACAATTATGAAAAGACTCCATCTTCCGAGGAACTCGGCAACCTCGTTGCAAGAATTCAGGCTACAGGAGCTGACATTGTGAAGATTGCTACAACTGCCACGGACATCACTGACAATGCACGGATCTTTCAAGTACTCGCGCATTCTCAA GTCCCAACAATAGCAATTGCTATGGCTGACAGAGGTTACATATCAAGGATACTTTCTGGGAAATACGGAGCTTTCCTGACCTTTGGGACGCTTGAGGCAGGAGTGGAGTCTGCTCCTGGACAGCCCACTTTAAAGGATTTATTGGACCTCTATAACTTCCGACAAATTGGTTCTGATACCAAAGTCCATGGTGTTATTGGAAACCCGATTGGCCACAGCAAAAGTCCTCATTTATACAACTCAGCATTTAAATCAGTCAACTTCAATGGGATCTACCTACCTTTGTTGGTTGATAATGTTGCAAATTTCATAAGCACATTCTCTTCTCCAGATTTTGTCGGATACAG TTACACTATTCCTCACAAGGAAGCAGGACTTAAATGCTGTGACGAGGTCGACCCAATTGCACAG GCTATAGGAGCTATTAGCTGCATGACCAGAAGGCCGGATGGATCGATGATGGGGTACAATGTCGACTACCTCGGGGCCATAGCAGCTATTGAGGAAGCACTCCGAG CCCGGGAAGGTACAAATGGAGCTGCTTCGCCCTTAGCTGGTAAACTCTTCGTTGTCATTGGCGCTGGTGGAGCTGGAAAGGCACTTGCTTATGGTGGTTACGAGAAGGGCGCAAGAGTCATGGTCGCAAACAGGACATATG ACAAAGCAAAAGAACTTGCTAGCAAAGTCGGAGGGAAAGCCATTACCCTTGAAGAACTCGAGAATTTCCACCCAGAAGAGGGGATGATCCTTGCCAACACCACATCTGTTGGGATGAAACCGAACATTGATAGGACACCCTTAGCTAAG AAAGCTTTGAGCCACTATTCTCTGGTTTTTGATGCAATCTACACCCCGAAATTGACCCGACTCCTGAGGGAAGCTCAAGAGTGTGGAGCCACCCCTGTGTACGGAACCGAGATGTTCATCAACCAGGCCTTTGTACAGTTTGAGAGGTTTACAGGGATGCCAG CACCGAAGCAACTGATTAGGGACACATTGGCGAAAAACACatga
- the LOC116193245 gene encoding bifunctional 3-dehydroquinate dehydratase/shikimate dehydrogenase, chloroplastic-like, translating to MASVPFTISDLQTSGSGFRSSPTLLCTPLMGTTVDLMLIEMGKAKEIGADLLEIRLDCLRAFNPRQDLDILIKQSPLPTLVTYRPVWEGGQYEGDENKRQDALRLAMQLGANYVDVELEVAHDFNNSIQGKKPDSFKVIVSSHNFHNTPSAEAIGNLVARIQATGADIAKIATTALDITDCARIFQITVHSEIPTIGIVMGERGLISRILSPKFGGYLTYGALEAGAISAPGQPTAKDLLELYNFRLIRPDTKVYGIIGKPVGHSKSPLLFNAAFKSVGLNAVYLHFLVDDVEKFFKTYSAVDFASGCSCTIPHKEAALKCMDEIDPIAKKIGAINNIVRRPDGTLTAFNTDYIGAITAIEDGVRELNGATPSAVSPLAGKLFVVLGAGGAGKSLAYGAAQKGARVVVANRTFERAKELAEKVGGKALTLEEVQDFHPEEGMILANTTSVGMKPKIDETPLAQHALKHYSVVFDAIYTPKDTRLLKEARETGAVIVYGTEMLIRQGFEQYKNFTGLPAPEELFRQLMEKHA from the exons ATGGCCAGCGTCCCG TTCACCATTTCCGACCTCCAAACGAGCGGCAGCGGGTTCCGGAGCAGCCCGACCCTGCTATGCACTCCGCTGATGGGGACGACGGTGGACCTGATGCTGATAGAGATGGGGAAGGCTAAGGAGATCGGTGCGGACCTCCTGGAGATCCGGCTCGACTGTCTGAGGGCCTTCAACCCTCGCCAGGATCTTGACATTCTCATCAAGCAGTCCCCTCTGCCCACTCTTGTCACTTACAG GCCTGTTTGGGAAGGAGGCCAATATGAAGGCGACGAGAACAAGCGACAGGACGCATTGCGTCTGGCAATGCAGCTCGGTGCTAACTACGTTGATGTCGAGCTTGAG GTTGCCCATGACTTCAACAATTCTATTCAGGGAAAGAAGCCCGACAGCTTCAAAGTCATAGTCTCCTCTCACAACTTCCACAACACCCCCTCGGCCGAGGCCATCGGGAATCTTGTCGCGAGAATCCAAGCCACCGGTGCCGATATCGCGAAGATTGCAACCACGGCACTCGACATCACCGACTGCGCACGCATTTTCCAGATAACTGTCCACTCTGAG ATTCCAACTATCGGAATTGTTATGGGAGAGAGAGGCCTGATCTCTCGTATTCTCAGCCCCAAGTTCGGCGGATATCTCACTTATGGTGCGCTTGAGGCCGGCGCAATATCTGCTCCAGGACAACCGACAGCAAAGGACTTGCTAGAACTGTACAACTTCAGACTCATTAGGCCCGACACCAAGGTGTACGGCATCATCGGGAAGCCTGTGGGCCACAGCAAGAGCCCTCTTCTCTTCAATGCAGCATTCAAGTCGGTCGGTCTCAATGCAGTCTATCTGCATTTTCTTGTTGACGATGTCGAGAAGTTCTTCAAGACCTACTCGGCTGTGGACTTTGCCTCAGGGTGCAG TTGCACGATCCCGCATAAGGAGGCTGCACTTAAATGCATGGATGAGATTGACCCGATTGCTAAG AAAATTGGTGCTATCAACAACATCGTAAGAAGACCAGACGGGACATTGACTGCATTTAACACCGATTACATCGGTGCCATTACTGCTATCGAGGATGGCGTGAGAG AATTGAATGGTGCGACCCCATCCGCCGTCTCTCCCTTGGCTGGGAAACTGTTTGTTGTCCTCGGGGCCGGTGGGGCTGGAAAATCACTAGCTTATGGAGCAGCACAGAAGGGGGCACGAGTTGTTGTCGCCAACCGTACATTCG AGAGAGCGAAGGAGTTGGCAGAGAAGGTTGGGGGAAAAGCTCTAACTTTGGAGGAAGTTCAGGACTTCCACCCGGAAGAAGGGATGATCCTTGCGAACACAACATCCGTTGGGATGAAACCAAAGATCGATGAGACCCCCCTAGCTCAG CATGCTTTGAAACACTACTCCGTGGTGTTCGATGCCATTTACACCCCGAAGGATACCCGTCTGTTAAAGGAAGCTAGAGAGACCGGAGCTGTCATCGTTTATGGGACAGAGATGTTGATACGCCAAGGCTTCGAGCAGTACAAGAACTTCACGGGTCTGCCTG caCCGGAAGAACTGTTCAGGCAACTTATGGAGAAACACGCGTAG
- the LOC116213407 gene encoding trafficking protein particle complex subunit 6B, with protein sequence MGREVSESCVESLLIEMVSSYCNRFYADKPELAARRIEAIGYQVGHQLSERYTMERPRFIDHLEAIKFICKDFWSEIFKKQIDNLKTNHRGTFVLQDNRFRWLSRMSIESSPETTGSSQDGEDKAAQAMSMHLYFPCGIIRGALSNLGIPCAVSADISHLPACSFVIRIKA encoded by the exons ATGGGGAGGGAGGTCTCAGAGAGCTGCGTGGAGAGCCTTCTCATCGAGATGGTCTCTTCGTACTGCAACCGCTTCTACGCCGACAAGCCGGAGCTTGCCGCCCGGAGAATCGAGGCCATCGGCTATCAGGTCGGGCACCAGCTCTCCGAGAG ATATACGATGGAACGGCCTCGGTTCATTGATCACTTGGAAGCAATCAAGTTCATATGCAAGGACTTCTGGTCAGAGATCTTCAAGAAGCAGATAGACAATCTGAAGACTAACCACAGA GGAACTTTTGTGTTGCAAGATAATCGCTTCCGCTGGCTTTCACGCATGTCGATCGAGTCGTCACCTGAGACGACGGGTTCATCGCAAGATGGTGAGGACAAGGCAGCACAAGCAATGAGTATGCACCTCTATTTTCCGTGTGGAATCATAAGGGGAGCTCTTTCAAACTTGGGGATTCCTTGTGCAGTTTCTGCAGATATATCACACCTTCCTGCTT GTTCATTTGTGATTCGCATAAAGGCCTGA